A window of Candidatus Methylomirabilota bacterium contains these coding sequences:
- a CDS encoding copper resistance protein produces MAYWDRKHFHDNRSWGSWCSATALAIGLILTAVSSWGHSFPDHSEPRVGWAVDTPPAQVRIWFDVPIESIFSTIKVVDANGQQVDKLDGRVNPADHTLLEVSLPTLPPGRYRVFWNVISIDTHRTEGDYPFTIRPKP; encoded by the coding sequence ATGGCGTACTGGGACCGCAAACACTTCCACGATAACCGTTCGTGGGGATCATGGTGCAGCGCGACAGCGCTTGCGATAGGGCTGATTCTGACGGCCGTATCGTCCTGGGGTCATTCGTTTCCCGACCACTCGGAGCCTCGCGTGGGCTGGGCGGTAGACACGCCCCCGGCTCAGGTCAGGATCTGGTTTGACGTTCCTATCGAGTCGATCTTCAGCACCATCAAGGTGGTCGATGCCAACGGGCAACAGGTGGATAAACTCGACGGACGCGTCAATCCGGCGGACCACACGCTCCTGGAGGTGAGTCTCCCGACGCTGCCGCCGGGACGATATCGAGTATTCTGGAACGTGATCTCCATCGACACGCACCGCACCGAAGGCGACTATCCGTTCACCATCAGGCCGAAGCCATGA
- a CDS encoding DNA-binding protein: MNKCLLRVDEAATLLSVSRWTIYRWVQEGRLEATKVGKGSLRIFQTSVAELIEQNRIWDATLSEDRLNLPVR; this comes from the coding sequence ATGAACAAGTGTTTGTTGCGCGTCGATGAAGCGGCAACGCTGCTGAGCGTCAGTCGTTGGACCATTTATCGGTGGGTGCAGGAAGGCCGCCTGGAAGCGACGAAAGTTGGAAAAGGCAGTCTCCGTATCTTTCAGACCTCTGTGGCTGAACTGATCGAGCAGAACCGGATCTGGGACGCCACACTCAGCGAAGACCGACTGAACCTTCCGGTGCGCTAG
- a CDS encoding putative selenate ABC transporter substrate-binding protein, which yields MTCVAVALVSIHASAWSEMPKELRISAIPDENPTELMRIYTPFAEYLSREIGIPVKFYPVVDYAATVEGLAAKKLDMVWYGGFTFVQARRRTGNAIPLVSREEDLQFHSKFITRPDTGIKTLADLKGKTFSFGSVSSTSGHLMPRYFLLQNGINPERDFTTFSFSGAHDATALWVESGKVDAGALNEAVWDKLVDRKKVDPNKVKVFWTTPPYIDYVWTVRGDLDRALVDKIAAAFIRLNYTNPTDRALMDLQRTKGYVRVTVEQFKPAEDAAIAAGLLQ from the coding sequence ATGACGTGCGTTGCCGTCGCCCTGGTGAGTATTCACGCCTCAGCCTGGTCTGAGATGCCAAAGGAGCTGCGGATCTCGGCCATCCCGGATGAGAATCCTACCGAGCTGATGCGGATCTACACACCCTTCGCCGAATATCTGAGTCGAGAGATCGGCATTCCTGTCAAATTTTATCCAGTCGTAGACTACGCGGCCACCGTCGAGGGGCTGGCAGCGAAAAAGCTGGATATGGTCTGGTACGGGGGATTCACCTTCGTTCAGGCTCGACGGCGGACAGGCAACGCGATCCCCCTGGTCAGCCGAGAGGAGGACTTGCAGTTCCATAGTAAGTTCATCACCAGGCCGGATACGGGAATCAAGACGTTGGCCGACTTAAAAGGCAAGACCTTTTCGTTCGGCAGTGTCAGTTCGACGTCCGGCCATCTGATGCCGCGCTATTTCCTCCTGCAGAACGGGATCAATCCGGAGCGGGACTTTACGACATTCAGCTTCAGCGGGGCGCATGATGCGACGGCCCTATGGGTCGAAAGCGGCAAAGTGGATGCCGGCGCTTTAAATGAGGCGGTGTGGGATAAGCTGGTCGACCGCAAGAAGGTCGATCCCAACAAAGTGAAGGTCTTTTGGACGACCCCCCCGTATATCGACTATGTCTGGACCGTGCGGGGCGATCTGGACCGTGCGCTGGTGGACAAAATTGCCGCAGCCTTCATCCGGCTGAACTATACGAATCCTACGGACAGGGCGTTAATGGACCTACAGCGAACCAAGGGATACGTCCGCGTCACCGTTGAACAGTTTAAGCCGGCTGAAGACGCCGCCATTGCTGCGGGACTTCTGCAGTAG
- a CDS encoding methionine synthase, which yields MGDGTQNRREVRDIVAEGVHQATALEQILQRRIIVLDGAMGTMIQTYNLSEADFRGQAFADHPCDLKGCNDLLSITQPAIIEAIHRQYLDAGADIIETNTFNSTTISMADYRLQSLAYNLNVAGARAARNAVEAAMVNDPSHPRFVAGSIGPTNRTASIPSDIHNPASRAITFDQLVAAYTEQVRGLLDGGVDLLLVETVFDTLNCKAALFAIDQYFEVIGRRVPLMVSVTIADKSGRTLSGQTVEAFWNSVAHMPLLSVGINCAFGAKQMRPYVEELAQLVPVRLSCYPNAGLPNAFGGFDETPAMMADDLSDFAKSGWLNIVGGCCGTTPAHIRAIANAMQEFQPRVPPRRQPHTRLSGLEPLTICPEVGFVNVGERTNIAGSAAFAKLIRSGDYEAAVAIARQQVEGGAQIIDINMDEGMLDAKAAMVQFLNLIACEPDIARVPIMIDSSDWSVIEAGLKCVQGKPVVNSISLKEGEEIFIRRAKLVQRYGAAVIVMAFDERGQADTLERKIEICARAYRMLTETVGLPPQDIIFDPNILTVGTGLEEHNRYAVDFIEATRWIKANLPHCKVSGGVSNVSFAFRGNNPVREAMHSAFLYHAIRAGLDMGIVNAGQLTVYEEIPKELLELVEDVLLNRRPDATDGLVEFSKGVKAEGRAAAKDEAWRQGTVEERLTHALVKGIGDYIESDVEEARQKYGRPLTVIEGPLMAGMNLVGDLFGSGKMFLPQVVKTARVMKRAVSYLLPFIEAERRASDRTHAQRKVLLATVKGDVHDIGKNIVGVVLGCNDYEVIDLGVMVPCETILRTARDRQVDMIGLSGLITPSLNEMMHVAREMKREGLQIPLLIGGATTSRTHTAVKIAPLYSQPVIHVADASRAVVVAGNLVSQDQRTAFVERNRLDQERVRLAHEEREPRALLTLPEARRRRLQLDWAASDLPAPSFTGVRALDGFPLDEIVPYIDWTPFFHAWEMRGRYPEVMQNPKAKELFEDGQHLLEQIVSRRSLIARAVYGFFPANSVDDDVELYTDDSRSQVLATFHTLRQQLQKGEGQVNLALADFIAPRSTGRPDYLGAFAVTTGHGLDDLCQRYEASHDDYSSIMAKALADRLAEAFAECLHRRVRAEWGYGIGEQLTNEDLIRERYRGIRPAHGYPACPDHSEKRALFDLLQAERNAGISLTETCMMVPASSVSGLYFAHPQATYFAVGTIGRDQVSDYARRKGMDVRMIERWLSPHLNYDPDSPGR from the coding sequence ATGGGCGACGGAACGCAAAACAGACGCGAGGTACGTGACATCGTAGCTGAAGGGGTGCATCAGGCGACGGCGCTTGAGCAGATCTTGCAGCGTCGCATTATTGTCCTTGACGGTGCGATGGGCACGATGATCCAGACGTACAACCTTTCGGAGGCCGACTTCCGTGGGCAGGCGTTCGCCGACCACCCCTGCGATCTGAAAGGGTGCAACGATCTATTGTCGATCACGCAGCCGGCCATTATCGAGGCGATTCATCGCCAGTACCTGGACGCCGGGGCTGATATCATCGAGACCAACACCTTCAATTCGACGACGATCTCGATGGCCGATTATCGGCTGCAGTCGCTGGCCTACAACCTGAACGTCGCTGGTGCACGGGCCGCGCGCAACGCCGTTGAGGCGGCGATGGTCAACGATCCGAGTCATCCGCGCTTCGTAGCCGGGTCGATCGGCCCAACCAATCGTACCGCGTCGATTCCCTCCGATATCCATAATCCCGCCAGCCGCGCGATCACCTTCGATCAGTTAGTCGCGGCCTACACCGAGCAGGTCCGCGGGCTGCTGGACGGCGGCGTGGACCTGCTGCTGGTCGAGACGGTCTTCGATACGCTGAACTGCAAGGCCGCCCTGTTTGCAATCGATCAGTATTTCGAGGTAATCGGACGGCGCGTACCGCTCATGGTCTCAGTGACGATTGCGGACAAGAGCGGACGCACGCTATCCGGACAGACGGTAGAAGCCTTTTGGAATTCTGTTGCTCATATGCCTTTGTTGAGCGTGGGCATCAACTGCGCGTTCGGGGCCAAACAGATGCGCCCCTACGTTGAGGAGCTCGCGCAGCTTGTTCCGGTACGTCTTAGTTGCTATCCCAACGCCGGTCTGCCCAACGCCTTCGGGGGCTTCGATGAGACGCCGGCGATGATGGCGGACGATCTCAGCGACTTTGCAAAGAGCGGCTGGCTGAACATCGTCGGCGGCTGCTGCGGAACAACCCCCGCTCACATTCGGGCGATTGCAAATGCGATGCAGGAGTTCCAACCGCGCGTTCCTCCTCGTCGTCAGCCACATACCCGATTGAGCGGACTGGAGCCGCTGACGATCTGTCCCGAGGTTGGGTTCGTCAATGTCGGGGAAAGAACCAACATCGCCGGATCGGCGGCGTTTGCCAAGCTGATCCGGAGCGGCGACTACGAGGCTGCCGTCGCCATCGCACGGCAGCAGGTGGAGGGCGGGGCGCAGATCATCGATATCAACATGGATGAGGGGATGCTCGACGCGAAGGCGGCGATGGTGCAGTTTTTGAACCTGATAGCCTGCGAGCCCGATATCGCTCGGGTCCCCATCATGATCGACAGCTCCGACTGGTCGGTGATTGAGGCGGGCCTGAAGTGTGTGCAGGGGAAACCGGTAGTCAACTCCATCAGCCTGAAAGAGGGCGAAGAAATCTTTATCCGACGCGCCAAGCTCGTCCAACGGTATGGGGCTGCCGTCATCGTGATGGCGTTTGATGAACGCGGGCAGGCCGATACGCTGGAGCGCAAGATCGAGATCTGCGCCCGCGCCTACCGAATGCTGACCGAGACGGTCGGGTTGCCGCCGCAAGACATTATCTTTGATCCAAACATTCTGACGGTTGGGACCGGGCTCGAGGAGCATAACCGCTATGCAGTCGACTTCATCGAGGCGACGCGTTGGATCAAGGCCAATCTACCGCACTGCAAGGTGAGCGGCGGTGTCAGTAACGTCTCGTTCGCGTTCCGTGGGAATAACCCGGTCCGTGAGGCGATGCACTCGGCGTTCCTCTATCATGCCATCCGGGCCGGTCTGGATATGGGGATCGTCAATGCCGGGCAACTGACGGTCTACGAGGAGATTCCCAAGGAGTTGCTTGAGCTGGTTGAGGACGTCCTGCTGAACCGGCGCCCTGACGCGACCGACGGCCTGGTGGAATTTTCGAAAGGCGTGAAGGCGGAGGGGCGAGCGGCCGCAAAAGATGAGGCCTGGCGACAGGGGACAGTCGAGGAGCGGCTCACGCATGCGCTGGTGAAGGGAATCGGCGACTATATCGAGTCGGATGTGGAGGAGGCGCGACAGAAGTACGGCAGGCCGCTGACTGTCATTGAGGGCCCGCTGATGGCCGGCATGAATCTGGTCGGTGACCTCTTTGGATCTGGAAAGATGTTCCTGCCGCAGGTCGTGAAGACCGCGCGCGTGATGAAACGGGCGGTCTCCTACCTCCTGCCCTTTATTGAAGCCGAGCGGCGGGCATCCGATCGTACGCACGCGCAGCGAAAGGTCCTGCTGGCGACGGTGAAGGGGGATGTGCATGATATCGGCAAGAATATTGTCGGGGTGGTGCTCGGCTGCAACGACTATGAGGTGATCGACCTGGGGGTGATGGTGCCGTGCGAGACGATCCTGAGGACCGCTCGGGACCGCCAGGTGGACATGATCGGGCTGAGCGGCCTGATCACGCCGTCGCTCAATGAGATGATGCATGTGGCACGAGAGATGAAGCGCGAAGGACTGCAGATTCCGCTCCTGATCGGCGGTGCGACCACCAGTCGAACCCACACGGCCGTAAAGATCGCCCCTCTGTATAGCCAGCCGGTGATCCATGTTGCGGATGCCTCACGGGCCGTGGTGGTTGCCGGAAACCTCGTGAGTCAGGACCAGCGGACGGCATTTGTCGAACGCAATCGATTGGATCAGGAGCGGGTGAGGCTGGCACATGAGGAGCGTGAGCCGAGGGCGCTGCTGACGCTGCCCGAGGCGCGTCGTCGGCGACTTCAGCTTGATTGGGCGGCGTCGGACCTCCCCGCGCCATCCTTCACCGGTGTCCGCGCGCTGGACGGGTTTCCGCTCGATGAGATCGTGCCGTATATCGATTGGACCCCGTTCTTCCATGCGTGGGAGATGCGGGGCCGGTATCCTGAGGTCATGCAGAATCCTAAAGCCAAGGAACTGTTCGAGGACGGTCAACATCTGCTGGAGCAGATCGTCAGCCGGCGTTCGCTCATCGCCCGGGCAGTCTATGGGTTCTTCCCGGCGAACAGCGTGGATGACGACGTTGAACTGTACACCGATGACTCGCGGTCACAGGTGCTGGCGACCTTTCACACGCTCCGCCAACAATTGCAGAAGGGCGAAGGGCAAGTCAATCTGGCGCTGGCCGATTTTATTGCGCCCAGATCGACCGGGCGTCCGGACTACCTCGGCGCATTTGCCGTCACGACCGGCCATGGTCTTGACGATCTCTGTCAACGATATGAAGCCTCCCATGACGACTATTCCTCGATTATGGCCAAGGCGTTGGCCGATCGTCTGGCCGAGGCCTTTGCCGAATGCCTGCATCGGCGGGTTCGGGCGGAGTGGGGGTACGGGATCGGAGAACAGCTTACCAATGAGGATCTGATCCGGGAGCGGTATCGCGGGATCCGTCCTGCTCACGGCTATCCGGCCTGTCCGGATCACTCTGAGAAACGCGCGCTCTTCGATCTGCTGCAGGCGGAGCGCAACGCCGGCATCTCTCTGACGGAGACCTGTATGATGGTGCCGGCCAGCTCGGTGAGCGGACTCTATTTTGCGCACCCTCAAGCGACCTATTTTGCGGTGGGCACAATCGGACGGGACCAGGTGTCGGATTATGCGCGGCGAAAGGGGATGGATGTGCGGATGATAGAGCGGTGGCTTTCGCCCCACCTGAATTATGATCCGGATTCTCCCGGCCGGTAA
- a CDS encoding metal-binding protein SmbP, translated as MRRKLAATVLALGMITFVGSGMAWAAKTHMVEATEHTQAAVDHGKAGHANVVVEHATAALAHTEAAQKEKADPHKEAAIKGLKEAIEHGKAGHADVAGKAAAGALEHLKAVK; from the coding sequence ATGAGGCGAAAGCTCGCAGCAACGGTACTGGCTCTTGGGATGATCACATTTGTCGGTAGCGGCATGGCTTGGGCAGCGAAGACGCATATGGTCGAGGCGACCGAGCATACCCAGGCAGCCGTCGACCACGGTAAGGCTGGACATGCGAATGTCGTGGTAGAACATGCGACAGCAGCCCTTGCGCACACTGAGGCCGCACAGAAGGAGAAGGCCGATCCGCATAAGGAGGCGGCCATCAAGGGATTGAAAGAGGCCATCGAGCATGGGAAGGCCGGGCACGCCGATGTCGCGGGTAAGGCTGCGGCCGGAGCCCTCGAACACCTCAAGGCCGTAAAGTAA
- a CDS encoding peroxiredoxin — MVKIGSKAPDFTANTTKGPITLSQFRGKWVLLFAHPADFTPVCTTEFVEFARRHKEFKDLNCEVIGLSVDSIYSHIEWLRHMEESAKVKMDFPVIADPEKTVANLFDLINPDVQLTVRGVFFIDPEGVVRFAMYYPIPFGRNIDEILRSLKALQTVDKYGVACPVDWQPGQEVIVPPPQTIDEADKRAKAGADRWYMMRKKI; from the coding sequence ATGGTCAAGATTGGCTCAAAGGCGCCGGATTTTACGGCCAATACCACCAAGGGCCCCATTACGCTGTCACAGTTCCGCGGTAAATGGGTCCTGCTCTTCGCCCATCCAGCCGACTTCACACCGGTCTGTACGACGGAGTTTGTTGAGTTTGCCCGACGACACAAGGAGTTCAAGGACCTGAACTGCGAGGTGATCGGTCTGAGCGTCGACAGTATCTACTCGCATATCGAATGGCTCCGCCACATGGAGGAGAGCGCCAAGGTGAAGATGGATTTCCCGGTGATCGCCGACCCGGAGAAGACCGTGGCCAACCTCTTCGATCTGATCAATCCCGATGTCCAGCTCACCGTCCGTGGCGTCTTCTTTATCGACCCGGAGGGGGTCGTCCGTTTCGCCATGTACTATCCGATCCCGTTCGGGCGCAACATCGACGAGATCCTGCGGAGCCTCAAGGCGCTGCAGACCGTAGACAAGTACGGGGTCGCCTGCCCGGTCGACTGGCAGCCCGGTCAGGAGGTCATTGTGCCGCCGCCCCAGACCATTGATGAGGCCGACAAGCGCGCCAAGGCGGGCGCCGACCGCTGGTACATGATGCGGAAGAAGATCTAG
- a CDS encoding metal ABC transporter ATP-binding protein produces MEQDDVVLKATGLTVGYARRTVLDRVTVECRKGEFWFFIGPNGSGKTTLIRAILGIVRPWDGQLWLHPNLARREGIGFVPQRCDLNPALPTTVREFVILGLVGIRLSKTEETERLQWTLDKVDLGGMAGRDYWSLSGGQRQRALVARALIRRPDLLILDEPTNGLDLSTEDAFLRLLADLNRTEHLTLVFVTHEIAIAARYATHLAFFRSGGVESGPREQLLTRAVLERVYGVDVEVTRDPSGAVAVRVCPSGARP; encoded by the coding sequence ATGGAACAGGATGACGTCGTTCTGAAAGCGACGGGGCTGACCGTGGGCTACGCGCGCCGGACTGTGCTGGACCGCGTCACCGTCGAGTGCCGAAAAGGCGAGTTCTGGTTCTTCATCGGACCGAACGGCTCCGGCAAGACGACGCTGATTCGCGCCATACTTGGGATTGTGCGTCCATGGGACGGCCAACTATGGCTTCATCCTAATCTCGCTCGACGGGAAGGGATCGGATTTGTTCCGCAGCGGTGCGATCTGAATCCGGCCCTCCCCACGACGGTCCGAGAATTTGTCATACTCGGGCTTGTGGGCATTCGACTGAGTAAAACCGAAGAAACAGAGCGGCTTCAATGGACGCTTGACAAGGTTGATCTGGGAGGGATGGCGGGGCGCGACTACTGGTCCCTTTCCGGCGGGCAACGGCAACGGGCGCTGGTGGCTCGAGCGCTGATACGACGACCCGATCTGCTGATCCTCGACGAACCGACGAACGGCCTGGACCTCTCGACGGAAGACGCCTTCCTGCGACTGCTCGCCGACCTGAATCGGACGGAACACCTGACGCTCGTCTTCGTCACCCACGAAATCGCTATCGCCGCCCGATATGCCACACACCTGGCGTTCTTCCGGTCGGGCGGCGTCGAGTCCGGACCGCGCGAGCAACTGCTCACCCGAGCCGTCCTTGAACGGGTGTATGGGGTGGACGTAGAGGTCACACGCGATCCCTCAGGCGCTGTCGCAGTCCGGGTCTGTCCCTCTGGAGCACGCCCGTGA
- a CDS encoding TonB-dependent receptor: MGRRKCNRTYKRVAALVGLITLLTWGARATAEEEKKEEVTTLKEVVVTSTAIDSVFVPLNASIVDGPKLQSLSSATNDTASLLKELPGVSLYGAGGISSLPVVHGLADDRLRIKVDGMDLISACPNHMTPPLSYVDPSDIGSLKVFAGITPVSVGGDSIGGTILLDSPMPIFAAPGETYRLSGHLSSFYRSNNKARGGDYSASFATEIFSATYSGSVVHADNYTASGTFKPAGPAAVDKPGNILDGDEVGSSSYKAENHNLAFALRQANHLFEVKLGYQYIPEQGFPNQRMDIISNTQWRQNLRYLGQFDWGSLEARAYHETVRHDMDFGDDKQFIYGAPPGIVSPGMPMNADSRNLGGALKTSIDLTRQHTLRLGGEYQYYRLHDFWPPSPRTLPPGFTFGGMAPNTFLNINDGTCVRQALFTEWETRLHPQWLTLLGARYERVKMDTGDVQGYNNVAQGFEFAADVFNARDHDRTDHNWDLTALTRFTPTPMLSLEFGYAHKTRSPNLYERYTWSTNSMAMVMNNFKGDGNGYVGNLDLDPEKAHTISGTVDVHAADRTWEFKVTPYYTHVTDYIDARRCLQSGANVICGVPVSNTPTNQFVLLQYVNQTARLWGVDVSTHMPLARIDRVGEFNLAGLFNYTNGKNRATGDDLYNIMPLNGKVALRHRLGSFDSSVEMVMAKGKNNISDVRNEIKTSGYILANLHAAYNWKTMRLDFGIDNLFDKFYSLPLGGAYTGQGMTMGLNSIPWGIAVPGMGRSFNTRLTYRF; this comes from the coding sequence ATGGGACGACGCAAATGTAACCGTACGTACAAGCGTGTAGCAGCCCTTGTCGGCCTGATCACGCTCCTGACATGGGGCGCCCGCGCAACAGCAGAAGAGGAAAAAAAGGAAGAGGTGACAACACTCAAGGAGGTGGTTGTTACTTCCACCGCTATCGACAGTGTCTTTGTGCCGCTGAACGCATCCATTGTCGACGGGCCAAAGCTACAGTCCCTGTCGTCCGCCACCAACGATACGGCCAGCCTGCTGAAAGAGCTCCCTGGCGTCAGCCTCTACGGCGCAGGCGGGATCTCCAGCCTGCCGGTCGTGCACGGTCTCGCCGACGATCGTCTGCGCATCAAAGTTGACGGCATGGACCTGATTTCAGCCTGTCCGAACCACATGACCCCGCCGCTTTCGTACGTCGATCCTTCCGACATCGGCAGCCTCAAGGTATTCGCGGGTATCACGCCGGTGAGCGTCGGCGGCGACAGCATCGGCGGCACGATCCTGCTGGATTCCCCGATGCCGATCTTTGCGGCCCCCGGCGAGACCTACAGGCTGAGCGGTCATCTGAGTTCGTTTTATCGCAGCAACAATAAGGCCCGCGGCGGCGACTATTCGGCGTCCTTTGCCACAGAGATCTTCAGCGCCACCTACAGCGGGTCGGTCGTCCACGCCGATAACTACACGGCGAGCGGCACCTTCAAGCCGGCAGGACCGGCTGCGGTCGATAAACCCGGAAATATTCTCGACGGCGATGAGGTCGGCTCCAGCTCGTATAAGGCCGAAAACCACAATCTGGCCTTTGCGTTGAGACAGGCCAACCATCTGTTCGAAGTGAAATTAGGCTATCAGTATATTCCGGAGCAGGGCTTCCCCAACCAGCGCATGGACATCATCAGCAACACCCAGTGGCGGCAGAACCTGCGCTATCTCGGCCAGTTCGACTGGGGCTCGCTGGAGGCCCGCGCCTACCATGAGACCGTACGGCACGATATGGATTTCGGCGATGACAAACAGTTCATCTACGGGGCGCCTCCCGGCATCGTCTCGCCGGGTATGCCGATGAATGCCGACAGCCGGAATCTTGGCGGCGCCCTCAAGACCAGCATCGATCTGACCAGGCAGCACACCCTCCGTCTTGGAGGTGAATATCAGTATTACCGGCTGCACGACTTTTGGCCGCCGTCCCCCCGTACCTTACCGCCAGGCTTTACGTTCGGAGGCATGGCGCCGAACACGTTTCTGAATATCAACGACGGTACGTGCGTGCGACAGGCGCTGTTCACCGAATGGGAAACGCGTCTGCATCCGCAGTGGCTGACGCTGCTCGGCGCCCGTTACGAGCGGGTCAAGATGGACACCGGCGACGTACAGGGTTACAACAACGTGGCCCAGGGATTTGAGTTTGCGGCCGATGTCTTCAATGCCCGCGATCACGACCGCACCGACCATAACTGGGACCTCACGGCGCTCACCCGTTTCACGCCGACCCCGATGCTGAGCCTCGAATTCGGCTACGCGCACAAGACGCGCTCGCCGAACCTGTATGAGCGATACACTTGGTCGACCAATTCCATGGCCATGGTCATGAACAACTTCAAGGGCGACGGCAACGGCTATGTCGGCAATCTGGATCTGGATCCGGAAAAAGCGCATACCATCAGCGGTACCGTTGACGTGCACGCCGCCGACCGGACATGGGAATTCAAAGTGACGCCGTACTATACCCACGTCACCGACTATATCGATGCCCGACGGTGCCTGCAAAGCGGAGCGAATGTCATCTGTGGGGTGCCGGTCAGCAACACCCCGACCAATCAATTCGTACTTCTGCAGTACGTGAACCAGACGGCCAGGCTCTGGGGCGTTGACGTGTCGACCCATATGCCGCTCGCCAGGATCGATCGTGTGGGTGAATTCAACCTCGCCGGCCTCTTCAACTACACGAACGGAAAGAACCGCGCCACCGGCGATGATCTGTACAACATCATGCCGCTGAACGGCAAGGTAGCGCTGCGACACCGACTCGGCAGCTTCGACAGCAGCGTCGAGATGGTGATGGCAAAGGGAAAAAATAATATCTCCGATGTACGAAACGAGATCAAGACATCGGGCTACATCCTGGCCAATCTGCATGCGGCCTACAACTGGAAGACGATGCGGCTCGATTTCGGCATCGACAACCTGTTCGATAAGTTCTACTCGTTGCCGCTTGGTGGCGCCTATACCGGCCAAGGCATGACCATGGGCCTCAACTCGATCCCGTGGGGGATTGCCGTTCCCGGGATGGGGCGGTCGTTTAATACCAGACTGACCTACAGATTCTAA
- a CDS encoding zinc ABC transporter substrate-binding protein, which yields MLKTLSNLSTLCVLGCALGAFVLTDSRASFARQEDAKSIAVCATVPDLGSLTREVGGDRVSVTVFAKGTEDAHFIEAKPSFIKALSQCDLYLQAGMDLEIGWAPALLQNARNAAVLPGGRGYLDASMAIQRLEVPTGPVDRSMGDVHPLGNPHYLLDPLNGLKVAGLIRDKLGELRPDSKPYFDNRYAAFHLRLGTALVGEALARKYDIEKLALLYEHGKLAPFLKGQGEAPLLGGWLGKMLPHFGTKIVADHNLWPYFARRFGITVIGFMEPKPGIPPTTRHLSELVDRMKAEKVQIVLAAPYYNLRHAQFIAQHTGARVVNLTHQVGGRDGTDDYLTMIDYNVREIAATLGGP from the coding sequence ATGCTGAAAACACTTTCAAACCTGTCTACGCTGTGCGTGTTAGGTTGTGCTTTAGGCGCTTTCGTCCTGACCGATTCGCGTGCCTCTTTTGCGCGACAAGAGGATGCGAAGTCGATTGCTGTGTGCGCCACGGTGCCGGACTTGGGGAGTCTTACCCGTGAGGTGGGCGGGGACCGGGTCTCGGTCACCGTGTTCGCCAAGGGAACGGAAGATGCGCATTTCATTGAGGCCAAGCCCAGCTTCATCAAGGCGTTGAGCCAGTGCGATCTCTACCTCCAGGCGGGAATGGACCTGGAGATCGGTTGGGCCCCGGCTCTCCTGCAGAACGCGCGGAATGCGGCAGTCCTGCCCGGCGGTCGCGGGTATCTTGATGCCTCCATGGCTATCCAGCGCCTGGAGGTGCCCACCGGTCCGGTCGATCGTTCGATGGGCGACGTGCATCCCCTTGGTAACCCCCACTATCTGCTGGATCCGTTGAATGGCCTCAAGGTCGCCGGACTGATCCGCGATAAGCTTGGAGAACTGCGACCGGACAGCAAGCCCTATTTCGACAATCGTTACGCCGCCTTCCACCTGAGACTGGGCACCGCTCTGGTGGGTGAGGCGCTCGCCAGAAAGTACGATATTGAAAAGCTCGCGCTGCTGTACGAACACGGTAAGCTTGCTCCCTTTCTGAAGGGGCAGGGCGAGGCACCCCTGCTTGGAGGATGGTTGGGGAAGATGCTTCCCCATTTCGGAACGAAGATCGTTGCCGATCACAACCTGTGGCCTTACTTCGCTCGTCGGTTTGGGATCACAGTCATCGGCTTCATGGAACCGAAACCAGGTATCCCTCCGACGACCAGACACCTGAGCGAGCTGGTGGATCGGATGAAAGCTGAAAAGGTACAGATCGTCCTTGCCGCACCGTATTACAACCTGCGCCACGCCCAGTTCATTGCACAACACACGGGCGCCCGGGTCGTGAACCTGACCCACCAGGTAGGAGGTCGCGACGGGACCGATGACTACCTTACAATGATTGACTATAATGTGAGAGAGATAGCCGCGACCTTAGGAGGCCCATAG